The following are encoded together in the Triticum dicoccoides isolate Atlit2015 ecotype Zavitan chromosome 6B, WEW_v2.0, whole genome shotgun sequence genome:
- the LOC119320144 gene encoding disease resistance protein PIK6-NP-like, whose translation MEAALVSAATGALKPVLGKLVTLLGDKYKRFNRVRKDIKSLTDELRTMHNFLLKMSEVEDLDWQDKVWMNEVRELSYDMEDAIDDFMLCVDDKDTKPDGILEIIKSSLGKMKARRRIGSEIQDLKKQIIEVGDRNARYKAREAFSKASNATVDHRALAIFEHKSKLVGIDEPKAEIIQILTQEDGCVSTQMQLKVVSIVGSGGMGKTTLANQVYLELKEKFECQAFCSVSQHPDMIKVLRTILSEVAKKDYAITEAMDAQQLIFKISRFLENKSYFIVVDDIWKNDSWDVIKCAFPVTSCGIIITTTRRKDVACSCRSSFNGHIYNIRPLDMMHSRQLFLMRLFNYRNGFPSHLEEVSSQILEKCGGLPLAIIAISSLLANRGSTKDQWDEVENSIGCALERNDTVDRMMKIMSLSYFDLPPDLKTCLLYLSIFPVGYVIDKQDLIRRWTAEGFIHKNSRYTVHEVGDMYFNELVDRSLIQPVKTEEHGKVNGCRVHNTILDFIISKSIEENFVTLVGVPNLKIDTESKVRRLSLHVEDAENSTNRLSLHVDDKRNSIPLTSLELSNVRSLTVFGQSWEIPSAVEFRHLRVFGYGSGCRHMKNHHLANMGSFFQLRYLNLSWTGISELPDQIRQAWCLELLDLRGTRIFELPATIINLRKLVHLFIDTGVKFPDGIEKMQALETLKQVGILKQPFNFPQELAKLRNLRKLSLHFHGDSATEAKNEFKNVIASCLHKLGNLRSLTVWSGGSFLQGPLCPVPLSLKKLVAWNSTICRGPARVGSLVNLQRLHLEVEGVSKGDLCILGSLPALLVLDLMVRENRNHRSLKVDGGIGFRSLRQFYYDIRDEAMNLIFAAGSMPELETLEISFDADQTESLNTSGGFDFGIENLPCLIALRCRVYRWQDRTFQAAKAAMERVASTHPNHPSIIVEPGTELVYDQWCQMNPMNFSSLLESFLVD comes from the exons ATGGAGGCTGCTCTGGTGAGTGCAGCTACCGGGGCATTGAAACCTGTCCTGGGGAAGCTGGTCACTCTTCTCGGTGACAAGTACAAGCGTTTCAATAGGGTGCGCAAGGATATCAAGTCCCTCACCGACGAACTCAGGACCATGCATAATTTTCTCCTCAAGATGTCGGAAGTGGAGGATCTTGATTGGCAGGATAAGGTGTGGATGAATGAGGTGCGGGAGCTTTCCTATGACATGGAGGACGCCATCGACGACTTCATGTTGTGTGTCGATGATAAAGACACTAAGCCagatggcatcttggagatcatcaaGAGCTCGCTTGGGAAGATGAAGGCTCGCCGTCGGATTGGTAGCGAGATCCAAGATTTGAAGAAACAAATCATCGAGGTGGGCGACAGGAATGCAAGGTACAAGGCTCGTGAGGCTTTCTCCAAGGCTAGTAATGCAACTGTTGACCACAGAGCTCTTGCGATCTTTGAGCATAAATCAAAGCTTGTTGGAATTGACGAACCAAAGGCTGAGATAATCCAAATCTTGACACAAGAGGATGGATGTGTGTCAACACAAATGCAGTTAAAGGTGGTTTCCATAGTTGGATCAGGAGGGATGGGCAAGACAACTCTTGCAAACCAAGTGTATCTAGAGCTCAAAGAGAAATTCGAGTGTCAGGCTTTCTGTTCAGTCTCACAACACCCAGACATGATAAAAGTCCTGAGAACTATTCTCAGTGAGGTGGCTAAGAAAGATTATGCCATCACAGAAGCTATGGATGCTCAACAACTGATCTTCAAGATCTCCAGATTTCTAGAGAACAAAAG CTATTTTATCGTTGTCGATGATATATGGAAGAATGATTCATGGGATGTCATCAAGTGCGCATTCCCCGTAACCAGTTGTGGCATAATAATCACCACTACTCGTAGAAAGGATGTCGCTTGTTCATGTCGTTCATCATTCAATGGTCATATTTATAACATAAGACCTCTTGATATGATGCATTCGAGACAGTTATTTCTCATGCGACTATTCAACTATAGAAATGGCTTCCCTTCACACCTTGAAGAGGTTTCTAGTCAAATCTTGGAAAAATGTGGTGGCTTACCTTTAGCGATCATTGCTATATCTAGTTTGTTGGCAAATAGAGGAAGTACAAAGGATCAGTGGGATGAAGTGGAAAATTCGATTGGTTGTGCACTGGAAAGAAATGATACTGTTGATAGAATGATGAAGATTATGTCACTTAGTTACTTTGATCTTCCTCCTGATCTCAAGACTTGTTTATTGTATCTGAGTATATTTCCAGTGGGCTATGTTATTGACAAGCAAGATCTCATACGAAGATGGACTGCTGAAGGATTCATTCATAAAAACTCCAGATATACGGTACATGAGGTAGGTGATATGTATTTTAATGAGCTCGTGGATAGGAGTTTAATCCAACCCGTGAAGACTGAAGAGCATGGTAAGGTGAACGGTTGTCGAGTTCACAACACAATTCTTGATTTCATCATCTCCAAGTCCATCGAAGAGAACTTTGTTACTTTAGTTGGTGTTCCAAATCTTAAAATTGATACAGAAAGCAAAGTTCGCCGGCTCTCTCTCCATGTTGAAGATGCAGAAAATTCTACCAATCGGCTCTCTCTCCATGTTGATGATAAAAGGAATTCTATTCCACTGACGAGCCTAGAGTTGTCTAATGTCCGATCACTCACTGTGTTTGGGCAATCATGGGAAATCCCTTCAGCGGTGGAGTTTCGTCATTTGCGCGTTTTTGGCTATGGATCGGGTTGCCGCCATATGAAAAACCATCATCTTGCAAATATGGGGAGCTTCTTTCAACTGAGGTACCTGAACCTGAGTTGGACAGGAATAAGCGAGCTTCCAGATCAAATCAGACAAGCATGGTGCCTAGAGTTGTTGGACCTAAGAGGCACCAGGATATTTGAATTACCAGCAACTATTATTAATCTCAGAAAATTGGTTCATCTATTTATCGACACTGGTGTTAAATTTCCTGATGGAATTGAGAAGATGCAGGCACTGGAAACGTTGAAACAGGTCGGAATCCTCAAACAACCATTTAACTTCCCGCAAGAACTTGCCAAGCTACGGAATTTAAGGAAGTTATCCCTTCACTTTCATGGCGATTCTGCTACTGAGGCTAAGAATGAGTTCAAGAATGTTATTGCTTCTTGTCTTCATAAGCTAGGAAACCTACGTTCTCTTACTGTTTGGAGTGGGGGAAGCTTCTTACAGGGACCTTTGTGCCCTGTTCCTCTCAGCCTCAAGAAACTTGTGGCTTGGAATTCAACCATCTGTCGGGGCCCGGCTAGGGTGGGCTCTCTCGTCAACCTACAACGGTTACACCTTGAAGTGGAGGGAGTCAGTAAGGGAGATCTCTGCATCCTTGGAAGCTTACCTGCTCTACTTGTTTTGGATCTGATGGTAAGAGAAAATCGTAATCATAGAAGTCTCAAGGTCGATGGTGGAATTGGGTTCCGAAGCTTGAGGCAGTTTTATTATGATATCAGGGATGAAGCGATGAATCTGATATTTGCAGCAGGATCCATGCCAGAGCTAGAAACGCTCGAGATTTCTTTTGACGCGGATCAAACCGAGTCTCTGAATACTAGTGGTGGTTTTGACTTTGGAATCGAAAACCTTCCTTGCCTCATTGCTCTCAGATGTAGAGTATATCGCTGGCAGGATAGAACATTTCAGGCTGCAAAGGCTGCCATGGAGAGAGTGGCCAGCACACATCCCAACCATCCTAGTATAATCGTTGAACCAGGGACGGAGCTGGTATACGACCAGTGGTGCCAAATGAACCCAATGAATTTTTCCAGTCTTCTCGAGAGTTTTCTAGTTGACTGA